A window of Streptomyces sp. SAI-127 contains these coding sequences:
- a CDS encoding ketosynthase chain-length factor — protein sequence MSTSVVVTGLGVVSPNGLGAEEYWQAARVGKSGIGRISRFDPTQYPAQLAGEIHGFEAGEHLPSRLLPQTDRMTRLALVAADWALTDAGVDPKDLPAFDMGVVTSSASGGFEFGQRELERLWSQGSEYVSAYQSFAWFYAVNSGQISIRHGMKGPSGVVVSEQAGGLDSVAQARRQVRKGTPLVVTGSVDASLCPWGWVAQLTGGRISTQNDPAAAYLPFDRRASGHVPGEGGALLILERADAARARGAKVYGEIAGYGATFDPKPGSGRPPALRLAIETALDDAGVTAGDVDVVFADGAAVPELDRIEAEALNAVFGRGQVPVTVPKTTTGALYSAAGALDLATVLLAMEEGLIPPTMNTEPAEEYGLDLVVGHPRTTEVRTALVLARGQGGFNSALVVRSAD from the coding sequence ATGAGCACGTCAGTAGTGGTGACCGGCCTGGGCGTGGTCTCGCCCAACGGGCTCGGTGCCGAGGAGTACTGGCAGGCCGCCCGGGTCGGCAAGAGCGGCATCGGACGGATCTCCCGCTTCGACCCCACCCAGTACCCGGCCCAACTCGCGGGCGAGATCCATGGGTTCGAGGCCGGGGAGCACCTGCCGAGCCGGCTGCTGCCGCAGACCGACCGCATGACGCGTCTCGCGCTCGTCGCCGCGGACTGGGCGCTGACGGACGCCGGGGTGGATCCGAAGGACCTGCCCGCGTTCGACATGGGCGTGGTCACCTCCAGTGCGTCGGGCGGCTTCGAGTTCGGCCAGCGCGAGCTGGAACGGCTGTGGAGCCAGGGCAGCGAGTACGTCAGCGCGTACCAGTCCTTCGCCTGGTTCTATGCCGTCAACAGCGGCCAGATCTCCATCCGGCACGGCATGAAGGGCCCCAGCGGAGTCGTCGTCAGCGAGCAGGCCGGCGGTCTGGACTCCGTCGCCCAGGCCCGCCGCCAGGTCCGCAAGGGCACCCCGCTGGTCGTCACCGGCTCCGTCGACGCCTCGCTGTGCCCCTGGGGCTGGGTGGCCCAGCTGACCGGCGGCCGGATCAGCACCCAGAACGACCCGGCCGCCGCCTACCTGCCCTTCGACCGGCGGGCCTCCGGCCATGTGCCGGGCGAGGGCGGCGCCCTCCTCATCCTGGAGCGCGCGGACGCGGCCCGGGCGCGCGGCGCCAAGGTGTACGGCGAGATCGCGGGCTACGGGGCCACGTTCGATCCGAAGCCGGGCAGCGGGCGTCCGCCTGCCCTGCGTCTCGCGATCGAGACCGCCCTCGACGACGCCGGCGTCACCGCCGGTGACGTGGACGTGGTCTTCGCCGACGGCGCGGCCGTCCCCGAGCTGGACCGCATCGAGGCCGAGGCCCTGAACGCGGTCTTCGGCCGCGGGCAGGTCCCGGTCACCGTGCCCAAGACGACGACCGGCGCCCTGTACTCCGCCGCCGGCGCCCTCGACCTGGCGACGGTCCTGCTCGCGATGGAGGAGGGCCTGATCCCGCCCACGATGAACACCGAACCGGCCGAGGAGTACGGCCTGGACCTCGTCGTCGGTCACCCGCGCACCACCGAGGTGCGCACCGCGCTGGTGCTGGCGCGCGGCCAGGGCGGCTTCAACTCCGCCCTCGTCGTCCGATCCGCCGACTGA
- a CDS encoding acyl carrier protein: MPEKAFTLDDLRRILVDAAGDDESYNLDGDILDTDFEELGYESLALLETGGRIEREYGISLDEEVLSIANTPRLLIDTVNNGLASLV; the protein is encoded by the coding sequence ATGCCCGAGAAGGCATTCACCCTGGACGACCTCCGCCGCATCCTCGTCGACGCGGCCGGCGACGACGAGTCCTACAACCTGGACGGCGACATCCTCGACACCGACTTCGAGGAGCTGGGCTACGAGTCGCTGGCCCTGCTGGAGACCGGCGGCCGCATCGAGCGCGAGTACGGCATCTCCCTCGACGAGGAGGTGCTGAGCATCGCGAACACCCCGCGCCTGCTGATCGACACCGTCAACAACGGTCTCGCCTCCCTCGTCTGA
- the fabG gene encoding 3-oxoacyl-ACP reductase FabG → MSEQHQRVALVTGATSGIGLAAARLLAQQGHRVFIGARDADNIAATVKELRDEGLEVEGSTVDVRSADAVRDFVRAAVDTFGTVDVLVNNAGRSGGGVTADLTDELWDDVVETNLTSVFRMTREVLNAGGMRHKDRGRIINIASTAGKQGVVLGAPYSASKHGVVGFTKALGNELAPTGITVNAVCPGYVETPMAQRVRQGYAAAYDTSESAILEKFQAKIPLGRYSTPEEVAGLVGYLASDTAASITAQALNVCGGLGNF, encoded by the coding sequence ATGTCAGAGCAGCACCAGCGGGTGGCCCTGGTCACCGGCGCCACCAGCGGGATCGGCCTCGCCGCCGCCCGCCTCCTGGCCCAGCAGGGCCACCGGGTGTTCATCGGCGCCCGCGACGCCGACAACATCGCCGCCACCGTGAAGGAACTGCGCGACGAGGGCCTGGAGGTCGAGGGCAGCACCGTCGACGTCCGCTCCGCCGACGCGGTGCGGGACTTCGTCAGGGCCGCCGTCGACACCTTCGGCACCGTCGACGTCCTGGTCAACAACGCGGGCCGCAGCGGCGGCGGCGTCACCGCCGACCTCACCGACGAGCTGTGGGACGACGTCGTCGAGACCAACCTCACCAGTGTCTTCCGGATGACCCGTGAGGTCCTCAACGCCGGCGGGATGCGGCACAAGGACCGCGGCCGGATCATCAACATCGCCTCCACGGCCGGCAAGCAGGGCGTGGTCCTCGGGGCGCCGTACTCGGCGTCCAAGCACGGCGTGGTCGGCTTCACCAAGGCCCTCGGCAACGAACTGGCGCCCACCGGGATCACCGTCAACGCGGTGTGCCCCGGCTATGTGGAGACCCCCATGGCCCAGCGCGTCCGCCAGGGCTACGCGGCCGCGTACGACACCAGCGAGTCGGCCATCCTGGAGAAGTTCCAGGCCAAGATCCCGCTCGGCCGCTACTCCACCCCCGAGGAGGTGGCCGGCCTGGTGGGCTACCTGGCATCCGACACGGCGGCCTCCATCACCGCGCAGGCGCTCAACGTCTGCGGCGGACTCGGCAACTTCTGA
- a CDS encoding aromatase/cyclase: MTIREVEHEISVAAPAETVYRFIADVENWPRIFPPTIHVEQVERGEREERIQIWATANGEAKNWTSRRVLDPDGLRIDFRQEVSTHPVAAMGGTWIIEPVSATGSRIRLLHDYRAVDDDPESLKWIDEAVDRNSRSELAALRTNVERVHAEAELTFSFEDSVDVAGSAKDVYDFIDEAHLWSERLPHVATVRLTEDTPGLQTLEMDTRAQDGSVHTTKSYRVTFPHHRIAYKQVTLPALMTLHTGYWTFTETATGVTASSQHTVTLNTENIARILGADATVADARAYVQNALSTNSRATLGHAKAHAEGRR; this comes from the coding sequence ATGACCATCCGTGAGGTCGAGCACGAGATCTCCGTGGCCGCACCGGCCGAGACGGTGTACCGGTTCATCGCCGACGTGGAGAACTGGCCGAGGATCTTCCCGCCGACCATCCACGTCGAGCAGGTGGAGCGCGGCGAGCGGGAGGAACGTATCCAGATCTGGGCGACCGCCAACGGCGAGGCGAAGAACTGGACTTCGCGCCGCGTCCTGGACCCCGACGGCCTGCGCATCGACTTCCGCCAGGAGGTGTCCACGCACCCGGTGGCCGCCATGGGCGGTACCTGGATCATCGAGCCGGTCTCGGCGACCGGGTCGAGGATCCGGCTGCTGCACGACTACCGGGCGGTGGACGACGACCCGGAGAGCCTGAAGTGGATCGACGAGGCCGTCGACCGCAACTCCCGCTCGGAGCTGGCCGCGCTCCGGACCAACGTCGAACGCGTCCACGCGGAGGCGGAGCTGACCTTCTCCTTCGAGGACTCCGTCGACGTCGCCGGATCCGCCAAGGACGTCTACGACTTCATCGACGAGGCGCACCTGTGGTCCGAGCGGCTCCCGCACGTGGCCACGGTCCGGCTGACCGAGGACACCCCCGGCCTGCAGACCCTGGAGATGGACACCCGCGCCCAGGACGGCTCCGTCCACACCACCAAGTCGTACCGGGTGACGTTCCCGCACCACAGGATCGCCTACAAGCAGGTGACCCTGCCGGCGCTGATGACACTGCACACCGGCTACTGGACGTTCACCGAGACCGCGACGGGCGTCACCGCGTCCTCCCAGCACACGGTGACGCTCAACACCGAGAACATCGCCCGGATCCTCGGCGCGGACGCCACCGTCGCCGACGCGCGCGCGTACGTACAGAACGCGCTGAGCACCAACAGCAGGGCCACCCTCGGCCACGCGAAGGCCCATGCCGAGGGCCGGCGCTGA
- a CDS encoding 4'-phosphopantetheinyl transferase superfamily protein: MLPVLREPPELSLWLLRAPLPGSAAAARLAVGELDAAEVRRAELFVRPVDRVQYLSAHIALRRILAAATGFPPERLLLGPESGPPRQPRTGRPVLRHPPLPVHFSLSHSHGLILIGTAASAVGVDVQRTPTFEAVQVCGPALHPAEWRELLAVPEEFRPASFARLWTRKEAYLKGLGTGLGRRPALDYLGAGTDADAPSGPPGWIVRDVQVGPHHAAAAALAVTAEPFITLRTLPVACLYDGAAGLPLSAAPLLALRRRGSWMLRWSLLERDPPG, from the coding sequence GTGCTCCCGGTACTGCGCGAACCACCGGAACTCTCGCTGTGGCTGCTGCGCGCACCGCTTCCCGGCAGCGCCGCGGCGGCCCGGCTGGCAGTGGGCGAGCTCGACGCCGCGGAGGTGCGGCGGGCCGAGCTGTTCGTGCGGCCCGTGGACCGGGTGCAGTACCTGTCGGCGCACATCGCACTGCGCCGGATCCTGGCCGCCGCCACTGGGTTCCCGCCCGAACGGCTGCTGCTGGGCCCCGAGTCCGGCCCACCACGGCAGCCCCGCACCGGCCGGCCCGTGCTGCGGCACCCGCCCCTGCCGGTGCACTTCTCGCTCTCGCACAGCCACGGGCTGATCCTGATCGGCACCGCGGCGAGTGCCGTCGGCGTGGATGTGCAGCGCACTCCGACGTTCGAGGCGGTGCAGGTGTGCGGGCCCGCCCTGCACCCGGCGGAGTGGCGGGAACTCCTCGCCGTGCCCGAGGAGTTCAGGCCCGCGTCCTTCGCGCGGCTGTGGACCCGCAAAGAGGCGTACCTGAAGGGGCTGGGCACGGGGCTCGGCCGCAGACCGGCCCTCGACTACCTGGGGGCCGGAACCGACGCCGACGCCCCGTCCGGCCCACCGGGCTGGATCGTGCGGGACGTGCAGGTCGGGCCGCACCACGCCGCCGCTGCCGCCCTGGCCGTCACCGCCGAACCGTTCATCACGCTGCGCACCCTCCCGGTGGCGTGTCTGTACGACGGCGCGGCGGGTCTGCCGCTGTCCGCGGCTCCGCTACTGGCTTTGAGAAGGAGAGGTTCATGGATGCTTCGGTGGTCGTTGTTGGAGCGGGACCCGCCGGGCTGA
- a CDS encoding FAD-dependent monooxygenase translates to MDASVVVVGAGPAGLMLAGELRLAGIDVVVLERHPRRTGESRGIGLTIGTMEVFDQRGLLRRLGPYETGGMGHFGGLPLDMSVLGAAHEAARTVPQSVTEEALEAWAGELGADIRRGHEFLSYQDTGDGVTVTVRHDGGEERLRARYLVGCDGGRSVVRKAAGFDFPGTAATTEMLLADVRGVDLEPRMTGQQIGGGFVMVAKLAGGIHRIIVGEHGIPPQRRTGPPAFAEVADLWKRLTGGDVSHAEPVWVSAFGNATRQVTEYRRGRVLLAGDSAHVHLPAGGQGMNTSVQDAHNLGWKLAAVLRGDAPAELLDTYHSERHEVGRALLANTRAQSLLVLGGEEAQPLRDVLAELIQYPEVAHHLAAKVSGLDIRYDVGGGAGALLGRRLPHLPVNTTGGRRTSSTALLRTGRGVLLDLDDNAVLRRRAQPWRDRVDIVTATQDPGAGPSAGTTAVLLRPDGYVAWAAPGSHRNLDTALARWFGPGLGRRR, encoded by the coding sequence ATGGATGCTTCGGTGGTCGTTGTTGGAGCGGGACCCGCCGGGCTGATGCTCGCCGGGGAACTCCGCCTCGCGGGGATCGACGTCGTGGTGCTGGAACGGCACCCCCGGCGCACCGGGGAGTCCCGGGGCATCGGCCTGACCATCGGCACCATGGAGGTGTTCGACCAGCGCGGCCTGCTGCGCCGGCTCGGCCCCTACGAGACCGGCGGGATGGGCCATTTCGGCGGCCTGCCGCTGGACATGAGCGTCCTCGGGGCGGCCCATGAGGCGGCCCGCACCGTCCCGCAGTCGGTGACCGAGGAAGCCCTGGAGGCCTGGGCGGGCGAACTCGGCGCCGACATCAGGCGCGGGCACGAGTTCCTGTCGTACCAGGACACCGGCGACGGCGTGACGGTGACCGTGCGGCACGACGGCGGCGAGGAACGGCTGCGGGCCCGCTACCTCGTCGGTTGCGACGGCGGCCGCAGCGTGGTGCGCAAGGCGGCCGGGTTCGACTTCCCCGGCACGGCCGCCACGACCGAGATGCTGCTGGCCGACGTACGCGGGGTCGATCTGGAGCCGCGGATGACCGGGCAGCAGATCGGCGGCGGGTTCGTCATGGTCGCCAAGCTGGCCGGCGGGATCCACCGGATCATCGTCGGCGAGCACGGCATCCCGCCGCAGCGGCGCACCGGGCCGCCCGCGTTCGCCGAGGTCGCCGACCTGTGGAAGCGGCTCACGGGCGGTGACGTCTCGCACGCCGAGCCGGTCTGGGTCAGCGCTTTCGGCAACGCCACCCGGCAGGTCACCGAGTACCGGCGGGGCCGGGTCCTGCTGGCGGGCGACTCCGCCCACGTGCATCTGCCCGCGGGCGGGCAGGGCATGAACACCAGCGTCCAGGACGCCCACAACCTCGGCTGGAAGCTGGCGGCGGTGCTGCGCGGCGACGCCCCCGCGGAACTGCTCGACACCTACCACTCCGAGCGCCACGAGGTGGGCCGCGCGCTGCTCGCCAACACCCGGGCGCAGAGCCTGCTGGTCCTCGGCGGCGAGGAGGCCCAGCCGCTGCGGGACGTCCTGGCCGAGCTGATCCAGTACCCGGAAGTGGCCCACCACCTCGCGGCCAAGGTGAGCGGTCTGGACATCCGCTACGACGTCGGTGGTGGTGCCGGCGCACTGCTCGGGCGGCGCCTGCCGCACCTGCCGGTAAACACGACCGGAGGCCGCCGCACCAGCAGCACCGCCCTTCTGCGCACCGGCCGGGGCGTGCTCCTCGACCTCGACGACAACGCCGTGCTGCGCCGCCGCGCCCAGCCCTGGAGGGACCGCGTCGACATCGTCACCGCGACCCAGGACCCGGGGGCAGGCCCGTCGGCGGGTACGACCGCGGTGCTGCTGCGCCCGGACGGCTATGTCGCCTGGGCCGCCCCCGGCAGCCATCGCAACCTGGACACCGCGCTGGCCCGCTGGTTCGGGCCGGGCCTGGGGCGGCGCCGATGA
- a CDS encoding SDR family oxidoreductase has protein sequence MTRYDVVVVGAGPVGLFLAAELRAGGARVVVLERLAQPSGESRASILHARTMEIFADRGFLPRLGELPAVGPGHFGGLRLDLAEADPDHPYAGQWECLQHHLETELQTYALDLGAEIRRGHTVTGLSQTDDGVRVEVRGDGRTTYDIAAAYVVGCDGEQSTVRELGGFEFAGRDADKVMLRADVAGIDIGNRRLQRFADGIATAYRRPDGTTRLMVHRFGEQPSGEVTFEQVADAWAAVTGEEIGHGRPLWLNRFGNASRQVTEYRRGRVLLAGDSAHSQMPVGGQAVNLGLQDAAALGPLLADVAAGRTRPAHLDAYHAERRPVGARTLANIQAQAQLLFGSAEVTALRDVFGELMEAAPVRRHLARMISGLDVPQQPRPHTHRPGRSTVDRLTDKTALVTGSSRGIGRATAIRLAREGALVAVHYAANDEAADDTVERIEKEGGSAFKVRAELGVPGDVHELFLGLERGLKERTGETRLDILVNNAAVTSTGSAPEDLTPEEFDRYFAVNAKAPYFLVQRALEQMPSGGRVINVTTGVTRTSVPDQVAYAMTKGAVEQLTFQLARLLAPRGITINSVAPGITNNGGAIFDNPDAVEAMAKFSAFNRVGEAGDVADVITFLATDEARWITGAFIDATGGTLLG, from the coding sequence ATGACCCGGTACGACGTCGTCGTGGTCGGCGCCGGGCCCGTCGGGCTGTTCCTCGCCGCCGAGCTGCGCGCGGGCGGTGCCCGAGTCGTCGTACTGGAGCGGCTGGCGCAGCCGAGCGGGGAGTCGCGGGCGTCGATCCTGCACGCGCGGACCATGGAGATCTTCGCCGACCGCGGCTTCCTGCCCCGGCTGGGCGAGCTGCCCGCCGTCGGCCCCGGCCACTTCGGCGGCCTGCGCCTCGACCTCGCCGAGGCCGACCCGGACCATCCCTACGCGGGCCAATGGGAGTGTCTCCAGCATCACTTGGAGACCGAGCTCCAGACCTACGCCCTCGACCTGGGCGCCGAGATCCGCCGCGGCCACACGGTGACCGGGCTCAGTCAGACCGACGACGGCGTCCGCGTCGAGGTGCGCGGGGACGGTCGTACGACCTACGACATCGCGGCGGCCTACGTCGTCGGCTGCGACGGCGAGCAGAGCACCGTACGCGAGCTCGGCGGGTTCGAGTTCGCCGGGCGGGACGCCGACAAGGTGATGCTGCGGGCCGACGTCGCGGGGATCGACATCGGCAATCGGCGACTTCAGCGGTTCGCCGACGGCATCGCCACCGCCTACCGCAGGCCCGACGGGACCACCCGGCTCATGGTCCACCGGTTCGGCGAACAGCCCTCGGGCGAGGTGACCTTCGAGCAGGTCGCCGACGCCTGGGCGGCGGTGACCGGCGAGGAAATCGGCCACGGGCGGCCGCTGTGGCTCAACCGGTTCGGCAACGCCTCCCGGCAGGTCACCGAGTACCGGCGGGGCCGCGTCCTGCTCGCCGGCGACTCCGCGCACAGCCAGATGCCGGTCGGCGGCCAGGCCGTCAACCTCGGCCTCCAGGACGCGGCCGCCCTCGGCCCGCTGCTCGCCGACGTGGCCGCCGGACGCACCCGGCCCGCACACCTCGACGCCTACCACGCCGAGCGCCGTCCGGTGGGTGCCCGGACGCTGGCCAACATCCAGGCGCAGGCCCAACTGCTGTTCGGCAGCGCAGAAGTCACCGCGTTGCGGGACGTCTTCGGCGAGCTGATGGAGGCCGCCCCGGTACGCCGGCACCTGGCCCGCATGATCAGCGGCCTCGACGTGCCGCAGCAGCCCCGACCGCACACCCACCGACCCGGAAGGTCAACCGTGGACAGGCTCACCGACAAGACCGCCCTCGTGACCGGCTCCAGCCGCGGCATCGGCCGGGCGACGGCCATCCGGCTCGCCCGCGAGGGCGCGCTGGTCGCGGTGCACTACGCGGCCAACGACGAGGCCGCCGACGACACCGTCGAACGGATCGAGAAGGAGGGCGGCAGCGCCTTCAAGGTCCGAGCCGAACTCGGCGTCCCCGGCGATGTGCACGAGTTGTTCCTGGGCCTCGAACGCGGCCTCAAGGAGCGCACCGGCGAGACCCGCCTCGACATTCTCGTCAACAACGCGGCCGTGACGTCGACGGGTTCGGCGCCGGAGGACCTCACCCCCGAGGAGTTCGACCGCTACTTCGCCGTCAACGCGAAGGCGCCGTATTTCCTCGTGCAGCGCGCCCTCGAGCAGATGCCGAGCGGCGGCCGCGTCATCAACGTCACCACCGGCGTCACCCGTACCTCCGTCCCGGACCAGGTCGCGTACGCCATGACCAAGGGCGCGGTCGAGCAGCTCACCTTCCAGCTGGCCCGCCTCCTCGCGCCGCGCGGCATCACCATCAACAGCGTGGCGCCCGGCATCACCAACAACGGCGGCGCGATCTTCGACAACCCGGACGCCGTCGAGGCGATGGCGAAGTTCTCGGCCTTCAACCGGGTCGGCGAGGCCGGCGACGTCGCCGACGTCATCACCTTCCTGGCCACCGACGAGGCCCGCTGGATCACCGGCGCCTTCATCGACGCCACCGGCGGCACCCTGCTCGGCTGA
- a CDS encoding SDR family NAD(P)-dependent oxidoreductase, whose amino-acid sequence MRADGLDVRFLHLDVTDETSVALAAKRLQDEHGTLHVLVNNAGIGGPMQPPSETPAEQVRTVYETNVFGVITVTNALLPLLRRAPSARIVNVSSAIGSLSAAAANLDPTGVHPPGEFPVMLSYATSKSALNAVTLTYANELRGTGILVNAASPGFVATDINGHHGLLTTEQGARIPVLLATLDDDGPTATFLGEDGTPEGQVLDW is encoded by the coding sequence CTGCGCGCCGATGGCCTCGACGTGCGGTTCCTGCACCTGGACGTCACGGACGAGACCTCCGTCGCGCTCGCCGCCAAACGCCTCCAGGACGAACACGGCACACTGCACGTCCTCGTCAACAACGCCGGCATCGGCGGCCCCATGCAACCGCCCAGCGAGACCCCCGCCGAGCAGGTACGCACGGTCTACGAGACCAACGTGTTCGGCGTCATCACCGTGACCAACGCCCTGCTGCCCCTGCTGCGCCGGGCCCCGTCGGCCCGGATCGTCAACGTCAGCAGCGCGATCGGCTCGCTCTCCGCGGCCGCCGCCAACCTCGACCCCACCGGCGTCCACCCGCCCGGCGAGTTCCCGGTGATGCTGTCGTACGCCACCTCGAAGAGCGCGCTCAACGCGGTCACCCTGACCTACGCCAACGAACTGCGCGGCACCGGCATCCTCGTCAACGCGGCCTCCCCGGGCTTCGTCGCCACCGACATCAACGGGCACCACGGCCTGCTCACCACCGAGCAGGGCGCGCGCATCCCCGTCCTGCTCGCCACGCTCGACGACGACGGGCCCACCGCCACCTTCCTCGGCGAGGACGGCACTCCCGAGGGCCAGGTGCTGGACTGGTGA